A single genomic interval of Cucumis sativus cultivar 9930 chromosome 5, Cucumber_9930_V3, whole genome shotgun sequence harbors:
- the LOC101219088 gene encoding general transcription factor 3C polypeptide 5 isoform X2 — MGKLKDNTISGFLPTAQNFAVHYPSYPSSKHQAIESLGGTQSILKVRGLQSNKLELRFRPADPYSHPTYGELRPCSGFLLKICHSKSDTNEGIMKVEEVPGEDEVNLDFEMVARVPEAYHFEGMVDYQHVVAVHADATQRKKGNWAEMHEPRLGKSNAIDVDKEDTMILVPPLFSIKDVPENLVLKTPAIYIPRKKSETVQNPCEVICEVDIEPVLAIDFNIKDIPKTVIWEKYVPQGSDEWDYQVAVSKLFEERPIWPKDSLVQRMLDMGLAFSHGVLRRLLSRIAYYFSSGPFQRFWIKKGYDPRKDRNSKIYQRIDFRVPVSLRSYCNSNASNELCYGHAGISAFQVFPRKFQTSLQLFELQDEYIQEEIRKPSEEALCSYESGWFSLRILNCIRQRIMMRFLSVFPTAGAEALLTAASESFEKLKRGDRKDCSKVDQEEEHEANAVANHDDKLDASYAEEDEEDGIGVESGNEALDAYDDFNMVGDDDEFSLHSHSYLGMEDVSRTHLQELFGSFPSLDEDGEKMMDDGDGSDEEYQIYEQDTDMDSDEDDE, encoded by the exons ATGGGGAAGCTGAAAGACAACACTATCTCAGGGTTCTTACCTACTGCCCAGAATTTTGCAGTTCACTATCCTAGTTATCCTTCGTCCAAGCATCAGGCAATTGAAAGTCTAGGAGGAACACAATCAATTCTCAAG GTTCGTGGTCtccaatcaaataaattagagCTTCGCTTTAGACCTGCAGATCCATATTCACATCCAACATATGGGGAGCTTCGTCCATGCAGtggttttcttttgaaaatat GCCATTCAAAAAGTGATACTAACGAGGGAATCATGAAAGTTGAAGAAGTACCCGGAGAAGATGAAGTAAACCTTGATTTTGAGATGGTTGCTCGTGTGCCTGAAGCATATCATTTTGAGG GCATGGTTGACTACCAACACGTCGTTGCTGTTCATGCTGATGCTACCCAAAGAAAGAAGGGGAATTGGGCAGAAATGCACGAGCCACGTTTAG GGAAGAGTAATGCCATTGATGTGGACAAGGAGGATACTATGATTTTAGTTCCTCCACTATTTTCAATTAAGGATGTGCCAGAAAATTTAGT GTTAAAAACACCTGCtatatatattccaagaaAGAAATCAGAAACTGTACAAAATCCTTGCGAAGTAATTTGCGAG GTGGATATAGAACCTGTTCTTGcaattgattttaatattaaag ATATTCCAAAAACTGTGATATGGGAGAAGTACGTACCCCAAGGCTCAGATGAATGGGATTATCAGGTTGCTGTGTCTAAGTTGTTTGAGGAACGTCCAATATGGCCAAAGGATTCTCTAGTTCAACGAATGCTTGATATGGGCCTAGCTTTTAGCCATGGAGTGCTTAGAAG GCTTCTTTCTAGGATTGCATATTACTTTTCTAGTGGACCTTTCCAAAGATTTTGGATAAAAAAAGGTTACGATCCTCGAAAAGATCGCAATTCTAAAAT ATACCAACGAATTGATTTTCGAGTTCCCGTGTCATTACGAAGTTATTGCAATTCCAATGCTTCTAACGA GTTGTGTTACGGACATGCAGGGATAAGTGCATTTCAAGTTTTTCCTCGCAAGTTCCAAACATCATTGCAACTTTTTGAACTTCAAGATGAGTATATTCAAGAAGAGATAAGAAAACCCTCCGAGGAAGCATTGTGTTCG TATGAATCTGGATGGTTTTCTCTGCGTATCCTAAATTGCATCCGACAACGAATCATGATGAGGTTTTTATCAGTGTTCCCAACAGCAGGTGCAGAAGCTTTACTCACAGCAGCCTCTGAAAgctttgaaaaattgaagagggGGGATAGAAAAGACTGCTCAAAGGTTGACCAGGAAGAGGAACATGAAGCGAATGCag TTGCGAACCATGATGACAAACTGGATGCTAGTTACGccgaagaagatgaagaagacgGCATAGGTGTTGAGAGTGGCAATGAGGCATTAGATGCATATGACGATTTCAATATG GTTGGTGACGATGATGAGTTTTCTCTGCACTCACATTCAT ATTTAGGCATGGAGGATGTTTCAAGAACACATTTACAAGAATTGTTTGGTAGCTTTCCGTCGTTGGATGAAGATGGGGAGAAGATGATGGACGATGGAGATGGCAGTGACGAAGAGTATCAAATTTATGAGCAAGATACTGATATGGACTCTGACGAGGATGATGAATAA
- the LOC101219088 gene encoding general transcription factor 3C polypeptide 5 isoform X1, with translation MGKLKDNTISGFLPTAQNFAVHYPSYPSSKHQAIESLGGTQSILKVRGLQSNKLELRFRPADPYSHPTYGELRPCSGFLLKICHSKSDTNEGIMKVEEVPGEDEVNLDFEMVARVPEAYHFEGMVDYQHVVAVHADATQRKKGNWAEMHEPRLGKSNAIDVDKEDTMILVPPLFSIKDVPENLVLKTPAIYIPRKKSETVQNPCEVICEVDIEPVLAIDFNIKDIPKTVIWEKYVPQGSDEWDYQVAVSKLFEERPIWPKDSLVQRMLDMGLAFSHGVLRRLLSRIAYYFSSGPFQRFWIKKGYDPRKDRNSKIYQRIDFRVPVSLRSYCNSNASNELCYGHAGISAFQVFPRKFQTSLQLFELQDEYIQEEIRKPSEEALCSYESGWFSLRILNCIRQRIMMRFLSVFPTAGAEALLTAASESFEKLKRGDRKDCSKVDQEEEHEANAAVANHDDKLDASYAEEDEEDGIGVESGNEALDAYDDFNMVGDDDEFSLHSHSYLGMEDVSRTHLQELFGSFPSLDEDGEKMMDDGDGSDEEYQIYEQDTDMDSDEDDE, from the exons ATGGGGAAGCTGAAAGACAACACTATCTCAGGGTTCTTACCTACTGCCCAGAATTTTGCAGTTCACTATCCTAGTTATCCTTCGTCCAAGCATCAGGCAATTGAAAGTCTAGGAGGAACACAATCAATTCTCAAG GTTCGTGGTCtccaatcaaataaattagagCTTCGCTTTAGACCTGCAGATCCATATTCACATCCAACATATGGGGAGCTTCGTCCATGCAGtggttttcttttgaaaatat GCCATTCAAAAAGTGATACTAACGAGGGAATCATGAAAGTTGAAGAAGTACCCGGAGAAGATGAAGTAAACCTTGATTTTGAGATGGTTGCTCGTGTGCCTGAAGCATATCATTTTGAGG GCATGGTTGACTACCAACACGTCGTTGCTGTTCATGCTGATGCTACCCAAAGAAAGAAGGGGAATTGGGCAGAAATGCACGAGCCACGTTTAG GGAAGAGTAATGCCATTGATGTGGACAAGGAGGATACTATGATTTTAGTTCCTCCACTATTTTCAATTAAGGATGTGCCAGAAAATTTAGT GTTAAAAACACCTGCtatatatattccaagaaAGAAATCAGAAACTGTACAAAATCCTTGCGAAGTAATTTGCGAG GTGGATATAGAACCTGTTCTTGcaattgattttaatattaaag ATATTCCAAAAACTGTGATATGGGAGAAGTACGTACCCCAAGGCTCAGATGAATGGGATTATCAGGTTGCTGTGTCTAAGTTGTTTGAGGAACGTCCAATATGGCCAAAGGATTCTCTAGTTCAACGAATGCTTGATATGGGCCTAGCTTTTAGCCATGGAGTGCTTAGAAG GCTTCTTTCTAGGATTGCATATTACTTTTCTAGTGGACCTTTCCAAAGATTTTGGATAAAAAAAGGTTACGATCCTCGAAAAGATCGCAATTCTAAAAT ATACCAACGAATTGATTTTCGAGTTCCCGTGTCATTACGAAGTTATTGCAATTCCAATGCTTCTAACGA GTTGTGTTACGGACATGCAGGGATAAGTGCATTTCAAGTTTTTCCTCGCAAGTTCCAAACATCATTGCAACTTTTTGAACTTCAAGATGAGTATATTCAAGAAGAGATAAGAAAACCCTCCGAGGAAGCATTGTGTTCG TATGAATCTGGATGGTTTTCTCTGCGTATCCTAAATTGCATCCGACAACGAATCATGATGAGGTTTTTATCAGTGTTCCCAACAGCAGGTGCAGAAGCTTTACTCACAGCAGCCTCTGAAAgctttgaaaaattgaagagggGGGATAGAAAAGACTGCTCAAAGGTTGACCAGGAAGAGGAACATGAAGCGAATGCag CAGTTGCGAACCATGATGACAAACTGGATGCTAGTTACGccgaagaagatgaagaagacgGCATAGGTGTTGAGAGTGGCAATGAGGCATTAGATGCATATGACGATTTCAATATG GTTGGTGACGATGATGAGTTTTCTCTGCACTCACATTCAT ATTTAGGCATGGAGGATGTTTCAAGAACACATTTACAAGAATTGTTTGGTAGCTTTCCGTCGTTGGATGAAGATGGGGAGAAGATGATGGACGATGGAGATGGCAGTGACGAAGAGTATCAAATTTATGAGCAAGATACTGATATGGACTCTGACGAGGATGATGAATAA
- the LOC101212233 gene encoding probable pectin methylesterase CGR2, translated as MQRRQPTSTRRNGSFPFAGALNAKSKASPLLSICLVLVGAILLLVYAFSGPGLFGGTKIVSKIEGDFSCTLELQRAIPILKKAFGDSMRKVLHVGPDTCSVVSKLLKEGETEAWGIEPYDIEDADGKCKSLVNKGIVRVADIKFPLPYRSKSFSHVIVSDALDYLSPKYLNKTLPEFARVSSDGLVIFTGSPGQQKAKVNELSKFGRPAKLRSSSWWIRFFVQTSLEEDEGSAKKFEQAASKQSYKPGCQVFHLNSYH; from the exons ATGCAACGGAGGCAACCCACTTCGACTCGTCGCAATGGAAGCTTTCCATTTGCTGGGGCCCTCAATGCCAAATCAAAAGCATCTCCCTTGCTATCTATATGCTTGGTCCTTGTG GGAGCAATTCTTCTACTTGTCTATGCTTTTAGTGGACCAG GTTTATTTGGAGGCACCAAGATAGTCAGCAAGATTGAAG GTGATTTTTCATGCACATTGGAGTTGCAAAGAGCAATACCCATCTTAAAGAAAGCATTCGGCGATAGCATGCGCAAAGTTTTGCATGTTGGTCCCGATACCTGTTCTGTGGTATCCAAGCTGTTGAAAGAAGGTGAAACAGAAGCATGGGGCATAGAACCATACGACATAGAAGATGCTGATGGAAAGTGCAAATCACTTGTGAACAAAGGCATTGTACGTGTGGCAGATATCAAATTCCCTCTACCCTATAGGTCAAAGTCATTTTCCCACGTTATTGTGTCCGATGCATTGGACTACCTATCCCCCAAATACCTGAACAAAACTCTTCCAGAATTTGCAAGGGTTTCTTCTGATGgtcttgttatatttacag GTTCCCCTGGTCAACAGAAAGCTAAAGTAAACGAGTTATCAAAGTTTGGACGACCG GCCAAATTGCGGAGCTCGTCTTGGTGGATTCGATTTTTTGTCCAAACAAGCTTAGAAGAGGACGAAGGTTCTGCCAAGAAATTTGAGCAAGCAGCATCGAAGCAGTCTTACAAGCCCGGTTGTCAAGTTTTCCATCTCAATTCATACCATTGA